Proteins found in one Seonamhaeicola sp. S2-3 genomic segment:
- a CDS encoding aldehyde dehydrogenase family protein, giving the protein MKAFGLDKALQTLGILTVNNGTSTGVNSFGEGKIIKSFSPVDGQLIGNVKTTTETDYQKVIDAATKAFKTWRLVPAPQRGDIVRQFGDKLRAKKEALGKLVSYEMGKSYQEGLGEVQEMIDICDFAVGLSRQLHGLTMHSERPGHRMYEQYHPLGVVGIISAFNFPVAVWSWNTALAWVCGDVCVWKPSEKTPLCGVACQNIIAEVLKENNLPEGISCLINGNYKVGEFMTKDTRIPLVSATGSTRMGKIVAKEVAGRLGKTLLELGGNNAIIVTPDADIKMTVIGAVFGAVGTAGQRCTSTRRLIIHESIYDKVKQAIVNAYKQIKIGNPLDETNHVGPLIDKAAVKMYEDALIKVKKEGGTILVEGKVLSGKGYESGCYVKPAIAEAKNDFEIVQHETFAPILYLLKYSGDVTNAIDIQNGVAQGLSSAIMTNNLREAEQFLSHAGSDCGIANVNIGTSGAEIGGAFGGEKETGGGRESGSDAWKVYMRRQTNTINYTTKLPLAQGIKFNL; this is encoded by the coding sequence ATGAAAGCATTTGGTTTAGATAAAGCATTACAAACTTTAGGTATTTTAACTGTAAACAACGGTACATCAACTGGTGTTAATAGTTTTGGTGAAGGTAAAATTATTAAAAGTTTTTCACCTGTAGATGGGCAATTGATAGGAAATGTAAAAACAACTACAGAAACAGATTACCAAAAGGTTATAGATGCTGCAACCAAAGCTTTTAAAACATGGCGATTAGTTCCTGCGCCACAACGCGGAGACATTGTACGCCAATTTGGAGATAAATTAAGAGCAAAAAAAGAAGCGTTAGGTAAATTAGTGTCTTATGAAATGGGAAAAAGCTACCAAGAGGGCTTGGGTGAAGTGCAAGAAATGATTGATATCTGTGATTTTGCAGTGGGTTTATCGCGTCAGCTACACGGTTTAACCATGCACAGTGAGCGTCCAGGGCATCGTATGTACGAGCAGTATCATCCGCTTGGGGTGGTTGGTATCATTTCTGCATTTAATTTTCCGGTAGCCGTTTGGTCTTGGAACACTGCTTTAGCTTGGGTTTGTGGCGATGTTTGTGTGTGGAAACCAAGTGAAAAAACACCGCTTTGTGGTGTTGCTTGCCAAAATATTATTGCAGAAGTTTTAAAAGAAAATAATTTACCCGAAGGTATTTCATGCTTAATTAATGGCAATTATAAAGTGGGTGAATTTATGACTAAGGACACCAGAATCCCTCTAGTGTCTGCCACTGGTTCAACCAGAATGGGTAAAATTGTGGCAAAAGAGGTAGCAGGCAGATTAGGTAAAACGTTATTAGAATTAGGTGGTAATAACGCTATTATTGTAACACCCGACGCCGATATAAAAATGACGGTTATTGGAGCTGTTTTTGGTGCTGTTGGTACCGCAGGACAACGCTGTACAAGTACGCGAAGGTTAATTATTCATGAAAGTATTTATGATAAAGTAAAACAAGCCATTGTTAATGCTTACAAACAAATAAAAATAGGAAATCCGTTAGATGAAACCAATCACGTAGGGCCACTAATTGATAAAGCTGCAGTAAAAATGTATGAAGATGCTTTAATTAAAGTTAAAAAAGAAGGCGGTACTATTTTAGTTGAAGGCAAAGTACTCTCGGGTAAAGGTTATGAAAGCGGTTGTTATGTTAAACCAGCTATTGCAGAAGCTAAGAATGACTTCGAAATTGTACAACATGAAACTTTTGCCCCTATTTTATACTTGTTGAAATACTCTGGAGATGTTACAAATGCTATTGATATTCAAAATGGTGTTGCTCAAGGTTTGAGTTCGGCTATAATGACTAATAATTTACGTGAAGCGGAACAATTTTTATCTCACGCAGGTAGCGATTGCGGAATTGCTAACGTTAATATAGGAACATCGGGTGCCGAAATTGGTGGCGCTTTTGGCGGTGAAAAGGAAACGGGTGGTGGTAGAGAATCGGGTTCAGATGCTTGGAAAGTTTACATGCGTAGACAAACAAATACTATTAATTACACCACAAAATTGCCCTTAGCACAGGGCATAAAGTTTAATTTATAA